In a single window of the Vitis vinifera cultivar Pinot Noir 40024 chromosome 6, ASM3070453v1 genome:
- the LOC100253545 gene encoding protein NRT1/ PTR FAMILY 7.1, whose amino-acid sequence MVPLNTTNEIALQVRQETNRVGGSEAVNRDWHGNEEKKKKKMMGAFQFQGFITGNATGGWKSASLLLANQGLATLAFFGVGVNLVLFLTRVLSQDNANAANSVSKWTGTVYLCSLIGAFLSDSYWGRYLTCAIFQVILVLGLLLLSLSSWLFLIEPKGCGDRTTLCSPSSSVGLGVFYSSIYLVAFGYGGHQPTLATLGADQFDETNPREMNSKTVFFSYFYFALNLGSLFSNTILVYFEDSGKWTLGFLVSTGSAIIALVIFLCGSSGYRHIKPCGNPLPRVAQVFVAAFRKWDVVVPENGDGLYELEGSESAIKGSRKILHSNEIEFLDKAATMIEADMVDPNPWRLCTVTQVEEAKCVIKMLPIWLCTIIYSVIFTQMASLFVEQGDVMNRKIGNFEIPAASMSAFDIFSVLLCTGIYRQILVPISGKLTGNPKGMSELQRMGIGLIIGIAAMIAAGLTELGRLRRVSPNEEASSLSIFWQTPQYVLVGASEVFMYVGQLEFFNGQAPDGIKSLGSSLCMASISLGNYVSSLLVNIVMGVTTRGDNPGWIPEDLNTGHLDRFYFLIAVLTVIDFVIYVFCAKWYKSINLESFEKKKDQEDGHAVDEGK is encoded by the exons GTTCGCCAAGAAACTAATAGAGTTGGAGGATCAGAAGCTGTGAACAGAGACTGGCATGGGaatgaagagaagaagaagaagaagatgatgggtgcttttcaatttcaaggcttcaTCACTGGAAATGCCACAGGAGGGTGGAAATCAGCTAGTCTCCTATTGG CAAATCAAGGCCTAGCAACACTAGCTTTCTTTGGAGTTGGAGTGAACTTGGTTTTGTTCTTAACCAGAGTTCTTTCTCAAGACAATGCTAATGCTGCCAACAGTGTCAGCAAGTGGACTGGAACTGTATATTTATGCTCATTGATTGGAGCATTTCTCAGTGATTCCTACTGGGGTCGATACTTGACTTGTGCCATCTTTCAAGTCATCTTAGTGCTG GGTTTGTTGCTATTATCGCTATCATCCTGGCTTTTCTTGATTGAACCCAAGGGCTGTGGTGATAGAACCACGCTGTGCTCGCCATCTTCTTCCGTAGGACTCGGCGTTTTCTACTCCTCCATATATTTAGTGGCCTTTGGTTATGGCGGGCACCAACCCACGCTAGCCACCCTTGGAGCAGATCAATTCGATGAGACAAACCCTAGAGAAATGAACTCCAAGACAGTTTTCTTCAGCTATTTCTACTTTGCACTTAACTTGGGGTCTCTCTTTTCCAACACCATTTTGGTCTATTTTGAGGATTCTGGGAAATGGACACTAGGGTTCCTGGTGTCAACAGGTTCAGCTATTATTGCCCTAGTAATATTCTTGTGTGGCTCATCGGGTTATCGGCATATTAAACCGTGTGGCAACCCTTTGCCCCGAGTTGCTCAGGTATTCGTCGCTGCCTTCCGCAAATGGGATGTCGTTGTTCCTGAAAATGGTGATGGTTTGTATGAGCTAGAAGGATCAGAATCTGCCATCAAAGGTAGTAGGAAGATTCTTCACAGCAATGAGATTGA GTTCCTAGACAAGGCCGCCACGATGATAGAGGCCGATATGGTGGACCCTAATCCATGGAGACTTTGCACTGTGACTCAAGTTGAAGAAGCCAAATGTGTTATAAAAATGTTGCCAATATGGCTATGCACCATCATATACTCTGTTATCTTCACTCAAATGGCTTCCCTATTTGTCGAGCAAGGAGATGTGATGAACAGAAAGATCGGCAACTTCGAGATTCCAGCTGCCAGCATGTCAGCATTTGACATATTCAGTGTGCTTCTTTGCACTGGAATTTACCGCCAAATCTTGGTGCCCATCTCCGGAAAATTAACTGGAAACCCTAAGGGCATGAGTGAGCTCCAACGAATGGGTATCGGGCTCATCATTGGTATAGCAGCAATGATAGCTGCTGGTTTAACGGAGCTCGGGAGGCTCCGTAGGGTTTCCCCCAATGAAGAGGCTAGCTCTTTAAGCATATTTTGGCAAACTCCACAGTATGTTCTTGTAGGCGCTTCTGAAGTTTTCATGTATGTAGGGCAGCTGGAGTTCTTCAATGGGCAAGCCCCAGATGGGATAAAAAGCCTTGGAAGCTCTTTGTGCATGGCTTCCATCTCTCTAGGCAATTATGTGAGTAGTTTGCTGGTTAATATTGTGATGGGGGTCACAACTAGAGGTGACAACCCTGGTTGGATCCCGGAAGACCTAAATACCGGTCATCTGGACCGGTTTTACTTCCTTATCGCCGTGCTAACAGTGATCGATTTTGTGATTTACGTGTTCTGCGCGAAGTGGTATAAGTCCATCAACCTTGAgagctttgaaaagaaaaaggatcaGGAGGATGGGCATGCAGTAGATGaaggaaaatga